One Mercurialis annua linkage group LG3, ddMerAnnu1.2, whole genome shotgun sequence DNA window includes the following coding sequences:
- the LOC126674440 gene encoding translation factor GUF1 homolog, mitochondrial isoform X2 yields MFYKYNFRSLNNDNAQAPPAFLLNLIDTPGHVDFSYEVSRSLAACQGALLVVDAAQGVQAQTVANFYLAFESNLAIIPVINKIDQPTADPDGVKAQLKSMFDLEPDDCLLTSAKTGQGLENILPAVIERIPPPPGLSNSPLRMLLLDSYYDEYKGVICHVAVVDGALRKGEKISSSATGQSYDILDVGFMHPELTSTGILLTGQVGYMVSGMRSTREARVGDTLFHTRTSVEPLPGFKPAKHMVFSGLYPADGSDFEALNHAIERLTCNDASVSVTRESSSALGLGFRCGFLGLLHMDVFHQRLEQEHGAHVISTVPTVPYIFEYSDGSKVEVQNPAALPSSSKKRVTTSWEPTVIATIIIPSEYVGPVITLCSERRGQQLEYSFIDSQRAFMKYRLPLREIVVDFYNELKSLSSGYASFDYEDSEYQEADLVKLDVLLNGQPVDAMATIVHNLKAQRIGRELVDKLKKFIDRQMFEITIQAAIGSKVVARETISAMRKNVLAKCYGGDVSRKRKLLEKQKEGKKRMKRIGSVDIPQEAFHELLKVS; encoded by the exons ATGTTCTATAAGTACAACTTTCGTAGCCTCAATAATGATAATGCTCAAGCACCACCAGCGTTCCTACTAAATTTAATCGATACGCCTGGTCATGTCGATTTCAGCTATGAAGTGTCGAGGTCATTAGCAGCGTGTCAGGGTGCTCTTTTGGTTGTGGATGCTGCACAAGGTGTTCAGGCGCAGACTGTAGCTAACTTCTATCTGGCATTTGAATCTAATCTGGCAATAATACCtgtaataaacaaaatagacCAGCCAACTGCTGATCCTGATGGCGTTAAAGCTCAATTAAAATCAATGTTTGATCTTGAACCTGATGATTGCCTCTTAACATCTGCTAAAACAGGGCAGGGTCTTGAGAATATCCTCCCTGCAGTCATAGAACGAATACCTCCTCCTCCTGGGCTAAGTAATTCACCTCTGCGTATGCTTTTGCTGGATTCATATTATGATGAATACAAGGGAGTAATCTGTCATGTAGCAGTTGTGGATGGCGCTCTGCGGAAGGGAGAGAAAATTTCTTCCTCAGCAACTGGCCAATCTTATGATATTCTGGATGTTGGCTTCATGCATCCTGAACTTACTTCTACTGGAATTCTCCTAACCGGACAAGTGGGTTATATGGTGAGTGGCATGAGATCAACCAGAGAAGCACGTGTCGGAGACACTCTGTTTCATACCCGAACCAGTGTAGAACCTCTACCAG GTTTTAAACCTGCAAAACATATGGTGTTCTCTGGTCTTTATCCAGCTGATGGGTCTGATTTTGAGGCGCTTAACCATGCAATAGAGAGACTGACATGCAACGATGCTAGTGTCTCTGTTACTAGAGAGAGTAGTTCTGCCCTTGGCCTGGGTTTTAG ATGTGGCTTCTTGGGCTTGCTTCACATGGATGTTTTCCATCAGCGGCTTGAGCAG GAACATGGAGCTCATGTCATTTCTACTGTACCGACTGTTCCATATATATTTGAGTACTCTGATGGAAG CAAAGTAGAAGTTCAGAATCCTGCTGCACTTCCCTCAAGTTCCAAGAAACGAGTTACTACTAGTTGGGAACCTACAGTTATCGCTACAATTATCATCCCTAGTGA GTATGTGGGACCTGTTATTACTCTTTGCTCCGAGCGTAGAGGGCAGCAATTAGAATATTCATTTATTGACAG TCAAAGAGCATTTATGAAGTATCGCCTGCCGCTGAGGGAAATTGTCGTTGACTTTTACAACGAGCTGAAAAGTTTATCATCAGGATATGCATCATTTGATTATGAGGATTCAGA ATATCAAGAAGCTGATTTGGTGAAACTTGATGTACTCTTAAATGGTCAACCAGTTGATGCTATGGCAACCATCGTTCACAATTTGAAGGCCCAACGTATTGGTCGTGAGTTGGTGGACAAGCTGAAGAAGTTCATTGACAG GCAAATGTTTGAGATAACGATTCAAGCAGCAATTGGGTCAAAGGTTGTTGCAAGGGAAAC GATTTCGGCTATGAGAAAGAATGTTCTTGCTAAGTGCTATGGTGGGGATGTTAGTCGGAAGAGGAAGCTTTTAGAAAAACAGAAAGAAGGCAAGAAGCGGATGAAGCGCATTGGTTCTGTTGACATACCACAGGAGGCTTTTCATGAACTGTTGAAAGTGTCgtag
- the LOC126674440 gene encoding translation factor GUF1 homolog, mitochondrial isoform X1, translating to MGSSSSLFRLSKTLKSPKCQSLPLLSFYSKFNPLNSSLSRLQNDTRFGLLTHDYCSNSRQNSTPIDLSQYPTERIRNFSIIAHVDHGKSTLADRLLELTGTIKKGLGQPQYLDKLQVERERGITVKAQTATMFYKYNFRSLNNDNAQAPPAFLLNLIDTPGHVDFSYEVSRSLAACQGALLVVDAAQGVQAQTVANFYLAFESNLAIIPVINKIDQPTADPDGVKAQLKSMFDLEPDDCLLTSAKTGQGLENILPAVIERIPPPPGLSNSPLRMLLLDSYYDEYKGVICHVAVVDGALRKGEKISSSATGQSYDILDVGFMHPELTSTGILLTGQVGYMVSGMRSTREARVGDTLFHTRTSVEPLPGFKPAKHMVFSGLYPADGSDFEALNHAIERLTCNDASVSVTRESSSALGLGFRCGFLGLLHMDVFHQRLEQEHGAHVISTVPTVPYIFEYSDGSKVEVQNPAALPSSSKKRVTTSWEPTVIATIIIPSEYVGPVITLCSERRGQQLEYSFIDSQRAFMKYRLPLREIVVDFYNELKSLSSGYASFDYEDSEYQEADLVKLDVLLNGQPVDAMATIVHNLKAQRIGRELVDKLKKFIDRQMFEITIQAAIGSKVVARETISAMRKNVLAKCYGGDVSRKRKLLEKQKEGKKRMKRIGSVDIPQEAFHELLKVS from the exons ATgggttcttcttcttctctattCAGACTTTCAAAAACCCTAAAATCTCCAAAATGCCAATCTCTTCCTCTCCTCtcattttattcaaaattcaaTCCTCTAAACTCTTCCCTTTCCAGATTACAAAACGACACCCGTTTTGGCCTCCTGACGCATGATTACTGCTCAAATTCGCGCCAAAACAGCACTcctatagatttaagccaataccCAACGGAAAGAATTAGAAACTTCTCAATAATTGCTCATGTCGATCATGGCAAGTCAACTCTCGCTGACCGGCTGTTGGAGCTCACTGGTACTATCAAAAAAGGGCTTGGCCAGCCTCAGTATCTTGATAAGTTGCAG gtagagagagaaagaggaATAACTGTTAAAGCTCAAACAGCCACTATGTTCTATAAGTACAACTTTCGTAGCCTCAATAATGATAATGCTCAAGCACCACCAGCGTTCCTACTAAATTTAATCGATACGCCTGGTCATGTCGATTTCAGCTATGAAGTGTCGAGGTCATTAGCAGCGTGTCAGGGTGCTCTTTTGGTTGTGGATGCTGCACAAGGTGTTCAGGCGCAGACTGTAGCTAACTTCTATCTGGCATTTGAATCTAATCTGGCAATAATACCtgtaataaacaaaatagacCAGCCAACTGCTGATCCTGATGGCGTTAAAGCTCAATTAAAATCAATGTTTGATCTTGAACCTGATGATTGCCTCTTAACATCTGCTAAAACAGGGCAGGGTCTTGAGAATATCCTCCCTGCAGTCATAGAACGAATACCTCCTCCTCCTGGGCTAAGTAATTCACCTCTGCGTATGCTTTTGCTGGATTCATATTATGATGAATACAAGGGAGTAATCTGTCATGTAGCAGTTGTGGATGGCGCTCTGCGGAAGGGAGAGAAAATTTCTTCCTCAGCAACTGGCCAATCTTATGATATTCTGGATGTTGGCTTCATGCATCCTGAACTTACTTCTACTGGAATTCTCCTAACCGGACAAGTGGGTTATATGGTGAGTGGCATGAGATCAACCAGAGAAGCACGTGTCGGAGACACTCTGTTTCATACCCGAACCAGTGTAGAACCTCTACCAG GTTTTAAACCTGCAAAACATATGGTGTTCTCTGGTCTTTATCCAGCTGATGGGTCTGATTTTGAGGCGCTTAACCATGCAATAGAGAGACTGACATGCAACGATGCTAGTGTCTCTGTTACTAGAGAGAGTAGTTCTGCCCTTGGCCTGGGTTTTAG ATGTGGCTTCTTGGGCTTGCTTCACATGGATGTTTTCCATCAGCGGCTTGAGCAG GAACATGGAGCTCATGTCATTTCTACTGTACCGACTGTTCCATATATATTTGAGTACTCTGATGGAAG CAAAGTAGAAGTTCAGAATCCTGCTGCACTTCCCTCAAGTTCCAAGAAACGAGTTACTACTAGTTGGGAACCTACAGTTATCGCTACAATTATCATCCCTAGTGA GTATGTGGGACCTGTTATTACTCTTTGCTCCGAGCGTAGAGGGCAGCAATTAGAATATTCATTTATTGACAG TCAAAGAGCATTTATGAAGTATCGCCTGCCGCTGAGGGAAATTGTCGTTGACTTTTACAACGAGCTGAAAAGTTTATCATCAGGATATGCATCATTTGATTATGAGGATTCAGA ATATCAAGAAGCTGATTTGGTGAAACTTGATGTACTCTTAAATGGTCAACCAGTTGATGCTATGGCAACCATCGTTCACAATTTGAAGGCCCAACGTATTGGTCGTGAGTTGGTGGACAAGCTGAAGAAGTTCATTGACAG GCAAATGTTTGAGATAACGATTCAAGCAGCAATTGGGTCAAAGGTTGTTGCAAGGGAAAC GATTTCGGCTATGAGAAAGAATGTTCTTGCTAAGTGCTATGGTGGGGATGTTAGTCGGAAGAGGAAGCTTTTAGAAAAACAGAAAGAAGGCAAGAAGCGGATGAAGCGCATTGGTTCTGTTGACATACCACAGGAGGCTTTTCATGAACTGTTGAAAGTGTCgtag
- the LOC126671078 gene encoding plant cysteine oxidase 1: MGIETSVSKKKGKEISEELGNEKNSAPPAPPPAPIMNTKTNGMMMIRGGSNKKARRKPSGKKTVFVSPVQNLYDTCKEVFGFTSGAGIVPPPDQIEKLRAVLDEIKPEDVGLFPLLPYLGSPPAAGRTPPIRYIRLHECDKFSIGIFWFPPSGVIPLHNHPGMTVFSKLLFGKMHIKSYDWADDVPCDGTPAANPSEAKKPEVEQLEMNQADAQEPVVKKADAQVPEVKQTDAQQFEEKQPDVQPPQVRLAKVKIDSDYTAPCNSCILYPADGGNMHRFTAETPCAVLDVLGPPYSDPEGRHCTYYYDFPFTKFSVDGVSVPEDETEGYAWLQERENTPEELYIVGELYRGPRIIKN, from the exons ATGGGGATTGAAACGAGTGTGAGTAAAAAGAAAGGGAAGGAAATTAGTGAAGAATTGGGAAATGAAAAGAATTCAGCACCTCCAGCTCCGCCTCCGGCTCCGATTATGAATACAAAAACGAATGGTATGATGATGATCAGAGGAGGCAGCAATAAAAAGGCTCGCCGGAAACCGAGTGGGAAGAAGACGGTGTTTGTTTCGCCGGTTCAGAATCTTTATGATACTTGTAAAGAAGTGTTTGGGTTTACTAGTGGCGCTGGAATTGTTCCTCCTCCTGATCAGATTGAGAAGCTTAGAGCTGTTTTGG ATGAAATCAAACCAGAGGATGTGGGTCTGTTTCCATTATTGCCATATCTTGGTTCACCACCTGCAGCTGGTAGAACCCCACCTATAAGATACATTCGGCTGCACGAATGTGACAAGTTCTCG ATAGGTATCTTCTGGTTCCCTCCATCAGGTGTCATTCCTCTGCATAATCATCCCGGGATGACTGTATTTAGCAAGCTGCTTTTCGGAAAGATGCATATCAAATCATACGACTGGGCAGATGATGTCCCATGTGACGGGACTCCAGCAGCGAACCCTTCTGAAG CAAAGAAACCTGAAGTCGAGCAACTTGAAATGAATCAGGCCGATGCCCAGGAGCCCGTAGTGAAGAAGGCTGATGCCCAGGTACCTGAAGTGAAGCAGACCGACGCTCAGCAATTTGAAGAGAAGCAACCTGATGTGCAGCCTCCTCAAGTTCGTCTGGCTAAGGTCAAGATTGATTCTGACTACACCGCACCTTGCAACTCCTGCATTCTTTACCCTGCAGATGGAGGCAACATGCATCGCTTCACAGCAGAGACACCATGTGCGGTGCTAGATGTGCTTGGCCCCCCATATTCAGATCCTGAAGGACGTCATTGCACATACTATTACGACTTCCCATTCACCAAGTTCTCAG TCGATGGGGTTTCCGTGCCTGAAGATGAGACCGAAGGTTATGCGTGGCTTCAGGAAAGGGAGAACACACCTGAGGAACTCTACATTGTTGGAGAATTATACAGAGGACCAAGAATCATTAAAAATTGA